The sequence AAGGATGTTTCTTTTACCAGAAATTCACCGCCTTTTAATGTTTTTTTATCCATTTTATTTAGATTTTAGACATTAGATTATAGACATTAGATTTTAATCTTCTTTTGTCTGATATCTATAATCTATTGTCTCATTTATAATAATTCAAATATTCCGGCACCACCTTGTCCTGTTCCGATGCACATTGTTACCATACCGTATTTTTGTTTTCTTAATTTCATTTCGTTAAGAAGTTGTACGGTAAGTTTTGCTCCGGTTGCGCCAAGTGGATGTCCCATTGCTATTGCTCCGCCGTTTACATTTACAATGTCAGAATTCATTTTCAATTCTTTTAAAACTGCAAGTGATTGAGATGCAAAAGCTTCATTAAGTTCGAATTGCTCAATGTCAGCCATTTTCATTCCGGCATGTTTCAATACCTTCGGAATTGCTGCAATCGGCCCGATACCCATTTTGTAAGGTTCAACACCGGCAACTTGATAGTCAACTAATCGAGCAATCGGTGTAAGATTATATTCTTTCACAATTTTTTCAGAAACGACCAATACAAAAGCTGCTCCGTCTGACATTTGCGAAGAATTACCTGCTGTAACTGTTCCGCCTTGTTGAAAAACACCCTTTAACCTTGCTAAACCGTCAATGTTGGATTTTCGGGGGCCTTCGTCTTTATCAACAATATATTTACGTGTTTGCTTTTTACCGTCTGCAAAATAATCATCCGTAATTTCAATCGGCACAATTTGACTGTCGAATTTACCGTCTGCTTGAGCATTTAAAGCTTTAACATGAGAATTTAAAGCAAATTCATCTTGTTGTTCACGAGTTATATTATATTCTTTAACAACAGCTTCTGCCGTTAAGCCCATTCCGTGCCAATAATCAGGGTGTGTTTTTGCAACTGTCGGGTTCGGTAGAGATCGCCAACCGCCCATTGCAATTTGAGACATTGTTTCAGCACCTCCGGCTATAATCATATCTGCCATTCCTGCTCTTATTTTTGCAGTAGCAATAGCAATTGATTCTAAACCTGATGCACAATATCTGTTAATTGTTGAGCCGGGAACTTCAATTGAGTCCATGCTCATGATAGAAATCATTCTGCCCATATTTAAACCGCTTTCAGCTTCGGGGAATGCATTTCCGACAACTATATCGTCAATTCTTGATTTTTCTATTTGCGGAAAATCGTTCATTAAATGTCTGACAACGGCTACTGCGA comes from Bacteroidales bacterium and encodes:
- a CDS encoding acetyl-CoA C-acyltransferase, producing MEAYIVGGYRSAIGKAPRGKFKFTRPDDIAVAVVRHLMNDFPQIEKSRIDDIVVGNAFPEAESGLNMGRMISIMSMDSIEVPGSTINRYCASGLESIAIATAKIRAGMADMIIAGGAETMSQIAMGGWRSLPNPTVAKTHPDYWHGMGLTAEAVVKEYNITREQQDEFALNSHVKALNAQADGKFDSQIVPIEITDDYFADGKKQTRKYIVDKDEGPRKSNIDGLARLKGVFQQGGTVTAGNSSQMSDGAAFVLVVSEKIVKEYNLTPIARLVDYQVAGVEPYKMGIGPIAAIPKVLKHAGMKMADIEQFELNEAFASQSLAVLKELKMNSDIVNVNGGAIAMGHPLGATGAKLTVQLLNEMKLRKQKYGMVTMCIGTGQGGAGIFELL